The following are encoded in a window of Manihot esculenta cultivar AM560-2 chromosome 8, M.esculenta_v8, whole genome shotgun sequence genomic DNA:
- the LOC110620885 gene encoding probable E3 ubiquitin-protein ligase ZFP1 isoform X1, which yields MGHRHLFSTSQMFDGEQDQNWNNMHIEQPYANLARVGPAENGAFFYHAESMPLDGVHFASQRNPAPMSNAFISSSHSVEVSHYQPDAAGPSHDPFLHSSTVGTFCAVPENHAHASSSNYDRQTINGIEGDLFDLTMGNGRGPHKRKSPGVPSSCEGGSTSRYYGAGSSSDPSVPSELRLEKPNLDPQYMAWECITMAPSHRGNLSIGPESSIRNVRSRPALDLETNLSRTHLSSNSSHNSYHAGHPFDHSSSVDFSSQSSSAMTHNWSHTRTSTASGRMLVSDANGYTHETNHFLVGSSIPNASADVRGYHHDFISSRNPVVPQSFHSASAHSARGIRSSYSQRPSPTFRASSSSLRLGHMAPSDDGMPLVAENFSSRQPRLLSTAAWRNSDRNGRSRNSYERYRSLPNEPSLHDRFSSEGFMVVDRSAFYGSRNLFDQHRDMRLDIDNMSYEELLALGERIGSVSTGLDEDLISKCLTETVYRSSGQSEDEGTCVICLEEYKDMDDVGSLKFCGHNYHVSCIKKWLSMKNLCPICKASAVADNMKE from the exons ATGGGTCATAGGCATTTATTCAGCACATCCCAAATGTTCGACGGCGAACAGGATCAGAATTGGAATAATATGCATATAGAGCAACCTTATGCAAATTTGG CCAGGGTAGGTCCTGCTGAGAATGGTGCTTTCTTTTACCATGCTGAAAGTATGCCTCTGGATGGAGTGCATTTTGCGTCTCAACGGAACCCTGCACCAATGTCAAATGCATTTATTTCCTCAAGCCACAGTGTTGAAGTGTCACATTATCAGCCAGATGCTGCAGGCCCATCTCATGATCCTTTTCTGCATTCATCAACAGTGGGAACCTTTTGTGCAGTTCCAGAAAATCATGCACATGCTTCGTCTTCCAATTATGACAGACAGACGATTAATGGCATTGAGGGTGACCTTTTTGATCTTACAATGGGCAATGGAAGGGGGCCCCACAAGCGAAAAAGCCCTGGAGTCCCCTCTTCATGTGAAGGGGGCAGTACAAGCAGGTATTATGGTGCTGGAAGTTCATCGGATCCCTCTGTGCCTTCCGAGTTGCGGCTGGAGAAACCAAATTTAGATCCTCAATATATGGCCTGGGAATGCATTACTATGGCCCCTAGCCATCGAGGCAATCTCTCAATTGGGCCTGAGAGTTCTATCAGGAATGTTAGAAGCAGGCCTGCACTTGATCTAGAAACCAACCTGTCTAGGACCCATTTATCTAGCAATTCTTCCCATAATTCCTATCATGCAGGTCACCCTTTTGACCATTCCAGCTCAGTGGATTTCTCAAGTCAAAGTTCTAGCGCTATGACACATAACTGGAGTCATACCAGAACATCTACTGCTTCTGGAAGGATGCTAGTTTCGG ATGCTAATGGTTATACTCATGAGACAAACCACTTCCTTGTTGGAAGCAGCATACCTAATGCTTCTGCAGATGTTAGGGGATATCACCATGATTTCATTTCAAGTAGAAACCCTGTTGTTCCTCAAAGTTTCCATAGTGCCTCAGCACATTCTGCCAGAGGCATTCGCAGTAGCTATTCTCAGAGACCTAGCCCAACTTTCAGGGCTTCCTCCAGCAGTTTGCGGTTGGGGCATATGGCACCTTCTGATGATGGGATGCCATTGGTTGCCGAAAATTTCTCATCCAGACAACCAAGGCTATTATCAACTGCAGCTTGGCGTAATAGTGATAGGAATGGGAGATCAAGGAATTCTTATGAGAGATACAGATCGCTGCCCAATGAGCCAAGTCTTCATGATCGATTTTCATCTGAG GGTTTTATGGTTGTGGATCGCTCAGCCTTTTATGGATCCAGAAATTTGTTTGATCAGCATAGGGATATGAGGCTAGATATAGACAACATGAGCTATGag GAACTACTTGCACTGGGTGAAAGGATTGGGAGTGTCAGCACAGGTTTGGATGAAGATCTGATATCCAAGTGTTTGACAGAAACAGTATATCGTTCTTCAGGCCAAAGCGAGGATGAAGGAACTTGTGTGATTTGCCTG
- the LOC110620885 gene encoding probable E3 ubiquitin-protein ligase HIP1 isoform X2 produces the protein MFVARVGPAENGAFFYHAESMPLDGVHFASQRNPAPMSNAFISSSHSVEVSHYQPDAAGPSHDPFLHSSTVGTFCAVPENHAHASSSNYDRQTINGIEGDLFDLTMGNGRGPHKRKSPGVPSSCEGGSTSRYYGAGSSSDPSVPSELRLEKPNLDPQYMAWECITMAPSHRGNLSIGPESSIRNVRSRPALDLETNLSRTHLSSNSSHNSYHAGHPFDHSSSVDFSSQSSSAMTHNWSHTRTSTASGRMLVSDANGYTHETNHFLVGSSIPNASADVRGYHHDFISSRNPVVPQSFHSASAHSARGIRSSYSQRPSPTFRASSSSLRLGHMAPSDDGMPLVAENFSSRQPRLLSTAAWRNSDRNGRSRNSYERYRSLPNEPSLHDRFSSEGFMVVDRSAFYGSRNLFDQHRDMRLDIDNMSYEELLALGERIGSVSTGLDEDLISKCLTETVYRSSGQSEDEGTCVICLEEYKDMDDVGSLKFCGHNYHVSCIKKWLSMKNLCPICKASAVADNMKE, from the exons ATGTTTGTAG CCAGGGTAGGTCCTGCTGAGAATGGTGCTTTCTTTTACCATGCTGAAAGTATGCCTCTGGATGGAGTGCATTTTGCGTCTCAACGGAACCCTGCACCAATGTCAAATGCATTTATTTCCTCAAGCCACAGTGTTGAAGTGTCACATTATCAGCCAGATGCTGCAGGCCCATCTCATGATCCTTTTCTGCATTCATCAACAGTGGGAACCTTTTGTGCAGTTCCAGAAAATCATGCACATGCTTCGTCTTCCAATTATGACAGACAGACGATTAATGGCATTGAGGGTGACCTTTTTGATCTTACAATGGGCAATGGAAGGGGGCCCCACAAGCGAAAAAGCCCTGGAGTCCCCTCTTCATGTGAAGGGGGCAGTACAAGCAGGTATTATGGTGCTGGAAGTTCATCGGATCCCTCTGTGCCTTCCGAGTTGCGGCTGGAGAAACCAAATTTAGATCCTCAATATATGGCCTGGGAATGCATTACTATGGCCCCTAGCCATCGAGGCAATCTCTCAATTGGGCCTGAGAGTTCTATCAGGAATGTTAGAAGCAGGCCTGCACTTGATCTAGAAACCAACCTGTCTAGGACCCATTTATCTAGCAATTCTTCCCATAATTCCTATCATGCAGGTCACCCTTTTGACCATTCCAGCTCAGTGGATTTCTCAAGTCAAAGTTCTAGCGCTATGACACATAACTGGAGTCATACCAGAACATCTACTGCTTCTGGAAGGATGCTAGTTTCGG ATGCTAATGGTTATACTCATGAGACAAACCACTTCCTTGTTGGAAGCAGCATACCTAATGCTTCTGCAGATGTTAGGGGATATCACCATGATTTCATTTCAAGTAGAAACCCTGTTGTTCCTCAAAGTTTCCATAGTGCCTCAGCACATTCTGCCAGAGGCATTCGCAGTAGCTATTCTCAGAGACCTAGCCCAACTTTCAGGGCTTCCTCCAGCAGTTTGCGGTTGGGGCATATGGCACCTTCTGATGATGGGATGCCATTGGTTGCCGAAAATTTCTCATCCAGACAACCAAGGCTATTATCAACTGCAGCTTGGCGTAATAGTGATAGGAATGGGAGATCAAGGAATTCTTATGAGAGATACAGATCGCTGCCCAATGAGCCAAGTCTTCATGATCGATTTTCATCTGAG GGTTTTATGGTTGTGGATCGCTCAGCCTTTTATGGATCCAGAAATTTGTTTGATCAGCATAGGGATATGAGGCTAGATATAGACAACATGAGCTATGag GAACTACTTGCACTGGGTGAAAGGATTGGGAGTGTCAGCACAGGTTTGGATGAAGATCTGATATCCAAGTGTTTGACAGAAACAGTATATCGTTCTTCAGGCCAAAGCGAGGATGAAGGAACTTGTGTGATTTGCCTG
- the LOC110620885 gene encoding probable E3 ubiquitin-protein ligase ZFP1 isoform X3 encodes MGHRHLFSTSQMFDGEQDQNWNNMHIEQPYANLARVGPAENGAFFYHAESMPLDGVHFASQRNPAPMSNAFISSSHSVEVSHYQPDAAGPSHDPFLHSSTVGTFCAVPENHAHASSSNYDRQTINGIEGDLFDLTMGNGRGPHKRKSPGVPSSCEGGSTSRYYGAGSSSDPSVPSELRLEKPNLDPQYMAWECITMAPSHRGNLSIGPESSIRNVRSRPALDLETNLSRTHLSSNSSHNSYHAGHPFDHSSSVDFSSQSSSAMTHNWSHTRTSTASGRMLVSDANGYTHETNHFLVGSSIPNASADVRGYHHDFISSRNPVVPQSFHSASAHSARGIRSSYSQRPSPTFRASSSSLRLGHMAPSDDGMPLVAENFSSRQPRLLSTAAWRNSDRNGRSRNSYERYRSLPNEPSLHDRFSSEGFMVVDRSAFYGSRNLFDQHRDMRLDIDNMSYEELLALGERIGSVSTGLDEDLISKCLTETVYRSSGQSEDEGTCVICLESMLQLAGGVQRYG; translated from the exons ATGGGTCATAGGCATTTATTCAGCACATCCCAAATGTTCGACGGCGAACAGGATCAGAATTGGAATAATATGCATATAGAGCAACCTTATGCAAATTTGG CCAGGGTAGGTCCTGCTGAGAATGGTGCTTTCTTTTACCATGCTGAAAGTATGCCTCTGGATGGAGTGCATTTTGCGTCTCAACGGAACCCTGCACCAATGTCAAATGCATTTATTTCCTCAAGCCACAGTGTTGAAGTGTCACATTATCAGCCAGATGCTGCAGGCCCATCTCATGATCCTTTTCTGCATTCATCAACAGTGGGAACCTTTTGTGCAGTTCCAGAAAATCATGCACATGCTTCGTCTTCCAATTATGACAGACAGACGATTAATGGCATTGAGGGTGACCTTTTTGATCTTACAATGGGCAATGGAAGGGGGCCCCACAAGCGAAAAAGCCCTGGAGTCCCCTCTTCATGTGAAGGGGGCAGTACAAGCAGGTATTATGGTGCTGGAAGTTCATCGGATCCCTCTGTGCCTTCCGAGTTGCGGCTGGAGAAACCAAATTTAGATCCTCAATATATGGCCTGGGAATGCATTACTATGGCCCCTAGCCATCGAGGCAATCTCTCAATTGGGCCTGAGAGTTCTATCAGGAATGTTAGAAGCAGGCCTGCACTTGATCTAGAAACCAACCTGTCTAGGACCCATTTATCTAGCAATTCTTCCCATAATTCCTATCATGCAGGTCACCCTTTTGACCATTCCAGCTCAGTGGATTTCTCAAGTCAAAGTTCTAGCGCTATGACACATAACTGGAGTCATACCAGAACATCTACTGCTTCTGGAAGGATGCTAGTTTCGG ATGCTAATGGTTATACTCATGAGACAAACCACTTCCTTGTTGGAAGCAGCATACCTAATGCTTCTGCAGATGTTAGGGGATATCACCATGATTTCATTTCAAGTAGAAACCCTGTTGTTCCTCAAAGTTTCCATAGTGCCTCAGCACATTCTGCCAGAGGCATTCGCAGTAGCTATTCTCAGAGACCTAGCCCAACTTTCAGGGCTTCCTCCAGCAGTTTGCGGTTGGGGCATATGGCACCTTCTGATGATGGGATGCCATTGGTTGCCGAAAATTTCTCATCCAGACAACCAAGGCTATTATCAACTGCAGCTTGGCGTAATAGTGATAGGAATGGGAGATCAAGGAATTCTTATGAGAGATACAGATCGCTGCCCAATGAGCCAAGTCTTCATGATCGATTTTCATCTGAG GGTTTTATGGTTGTGGATCGCTCAGCCTTTTATGGATCCAGAAATTTGTTTGATCAGCATAGGGATATGAGGCTAGATATAGACAACATGAGCTATGag GAACTACTTGCACTGGGTGAAAGGATTGGGAGTGTCAGCACAGGTTTGGATGAAGATCTGATATCCAAGTGTTTGACAGAAACAGTATATCGTTCTTCAGGCCAAAGCGAGGATGAAGGAACTTGTGTGATTTGCCTG